TAGCCATCGCCGCCGTTGTTGCCGGGCCCGCAGACCACGGTGAGGCGCTCGGCCTGGGGCCATTCGCGTTCCAGCACCTGCCACGCGCCCTGCCCCGCCTGCTGCATCAGCGCGAAGGCGCCGCCCGCCAGGCGCGCACTGGCCTGCTGGTCCAGGGCGCGTGCCGCGGCGGTGCCGAACAAGGGGAGAAGGGCCGTCATGGCGCGCGATTCTATACTTGCGTCCATGACTGCTTCGTCTGCGACATCGCCCGATCCGCACGCGCTGGCCGCGCGGATCCGTGAACTGGCGCGCGCGGCCGGCTTCCAGCGCTGCGGCATCGCCGGCATCGAGCTGGGCCAGGACGAAGACCACCTGCGCAGCTGGCTGGCCGAAGGCCTGTACGGCTCGATGGACTGGATGGCGCGCCATGGCGAGCTGCGGGCGCGACCCGCCGAGCTGATGCCGGGCACCCTGCGCGTGATCTCGGTCGGCCTGGACTACGGGCGCAACGACAGCGACGACGCCTGGACCACGCTGGGCGACGGCACCCGCGCCTATGTGGCGCGCTACGCGCTGGGCCGCGATTACCACAAGCTCATGCGCAACCGCCTGCAGAAGCTGGCGCTCAAGCTGCAGGAAGAAGTGGGCGCGTTCGGCCACCGCGTGTTCGTCGATTCGGCGCCGGTGCTCGAACGCGCGCTGGCGCGCAACGCGGGGCTGGGCTGGATCGGCAAGCACACCTGCCTGATCGACAGGCAGGGCGGCTCGTGGTTCTTCCTCGGCGAGATCTACGTCGACATCCCGCTGCCGATCGACGCGCCGGCCAGCGCGCACTGCGGCACCTGCGTGCGCTGCATCGAGGTCTGCCCCACACAGGCCATCGTCGCCCCGCACCGGCTCGATGCGCGGCGCTGCATCGCCTACCTGACCATCGAGCACGACGGCGCGATTCCGCTCGAGCTGCGCAAGCCGATCGGCAACCGCATCTTCGGCTGCGACGACTGTCAGCTGGTGTGCCCCTGGAACAAGTTCGCCAAGCGCACCGACGAGCCGGACTTCCGCGCGCGCAACGACCTGGATACCGCCACGCTGCCGCAGCTGTTCGCCTGGGAAGAGGACGAGTTCCTGCGTCGCACCGAGGGCTCGGCGATCCGCCGCAGCGGGCATGAGCGCTGGCTGCGCAATATCGCCGTGGCGCTGGGCAATGCGCCGACCACGCCGGAGATCCTCGCCGCCCTGGCTTCTCGTCGCCAGGACGCCTCGGCGCTGGTGCGCGAGCACGTCGGCTGGGCGCTGGCGCAGCACGCGACGTGACCGGGTCGCGCTCAGTCCGTTCCGAGCAGACCCTGCAACACCGCCACCAGGTCCAACTCCCCGCGCAGGCGCGGCTCGTCCTCGAACCTGATCCAGCCCTGGTTGAAGCCATCCAGCATGCGCATGCGGGGCTCGGGATGCCGCATTCCCTGGGCACGGAACTGGGCGTCCCAGTCGGCGCGCGGCACCGTCTCCACGCGCACCGGGCGGCCCAGCACGGCGGAAAATGCCGCAGCCGCATCCAGGGGGGAAACCGGCCGCGGCCCCTCCAGGGCGACCCGGCGCACGCCATCGTGGGGCTGCAGGATCAGCTCCGCCGCCACGCGCCCGACATCGGCCGAGGCCACCATGGGGATCGCCCGCTCAGGGGGTTGAAGAAAGCTGTGCAACACGCCGGACTGGCGCACCGTCTCCAGATCCCATGCGAAGTTGTCCAGGTACCAGGCCGGGCGCAGAAAGGTGATCGGCAGCGCCAGCATGGCCAGGGTGCGCTCCATCAGGCCCAGCTGGCTGAGCAGGTTTTCCTCGGCCGCCTGGGCCCCGACCGTCGACAGGCATACCACGCGCGCCGGGCGCGTGTTCCGTAGCGCCTGCGCCAATGCCTCGGCGCATGCCCGCGTTTCGGGGAAGCCCGGGGCCGGGTCGTAGACCGGAGGCGGCAGCACGAACACGCCTTCGGCACCCGCGAACGCGGCCGTCAGAGCATCGGCATCGTGCATCTCGGCCATCGCCACCTCGCAGCCCTGCGCGCTCCAGACCTGGGCACTGGCTGGATTGCGCGCCACCGCGCGAACGCGCTCGCCCGCGGCGAGAAGATGGCGGGCGAGCGCGCCGCCGACTTTTCCGGTGATGCCCGTGATGGCGTACATGCAGATCTCCTGGATCAAGGGGGAAGACCGCGCTACCGCGGCGTGGCGCCACTTTCCGCCTCGGTAATTGATGCTTCAATATCGCCTTTGTCACTTCATTGATGACTTGGAGTCACCATTTCGCATGCGCAACCAAGGCCCCCTCGTTTCCGGCGCTTCGGTGCTGATCGCCGTCGTCCAGGCCGGCACGCTGGCGCGCGCCGCCGAAGCGCTGGGCATGTCGCCCTCGGGCGTCAGCCGCGCGCTGGCGCGGCTGGAGCAGCAGATCGGCGCGCGCCTGCTGGCGCGGACCACGCGCACGCTGTCGCTGACCGACGAAGGGCGGCGTTTCTACGAACGGGTCGCACCGCATCTGGCGGAGATCGAGGACGCCGCGCTCGAAGCCGGCGGATCGGCCGACGTCGTGCGCGGCCGCCTGCGGGTCAATGTGGATCCCTACTTCTCGCGCGTGCTGCTGTCCCGGCACATCGCCGGCTTCATGGCGCGCCATCCGCAGCTTTCGCTGGAACTGATCATGCGCGATGCGGTGGGCGACCTGGTGGCCGACGGATTCGACCTGGCCATCCGCTTCGATGCGCCGCCGGAAGGCGCGTTCGTCGCGCGCAAGCTGGGCCATACGCGGGTGCTGACCGTGGCCGCGCCGTCCTATCTGGCCGCGTCCGGCAGGCCGGCACGGCCCGAGGACATCGAAACGCGCGAGTGCATCGACTTCCTCAACCCGACCACCGGCCGGGCCTATGCGTGGGAAGTCAGACGCGGCGACGAGGTGCTGCCGCTGAAGGTCAAGGGACGCTTGATGACGTCCGACTCGGGGACGTTGCTGGGCGCCTGCCTGTCAGGCTTCGGCATCGCCCAGGTGCTCGCGCTGGGCTGCGAGGACCTGCTGCGCGACGGCCACCTGGTCAACCTGTTCCCCGACTGGTGCGATGAGCGCTTCCCGCTGTACGCGATCTCGCCCACGCGCCAGCATCGGCCCGCCAAAGTGCGGGCCTTCATCGCGTTCATCGCCGAGATCGTCGAGCCGGCGTTCGCCGAACCGCCGCGGACCCGCGCCCCGCGCCGCGGCCGCGCACGCTGAGCACGCGACCTGACGTCGAGCCAGACGCGCCGGGCGTCAACGCGTGCGGATCTGCTCCAGCAGCGCCCGGGTCACCGGATCGTCCGCCTGCGCCTGGCCCTTGAGCGCCGGCAGCAGGCCGTTGGCCAGCTGCTTGCCCAGTTCCACGCCGAACTGGTCGAAGGCGTTGATGCCCCAGGCCAGGGACTGCGCGTACACGCTGTGCTCGTACATGGCGATCAGCGCGCCCAGCGACTGCGGGGTGAGCGCGTCGAGCAGGATCATCGTGCTCGGCCGGCCGCCGGCGTAGCTGCGATGCGGATCGTCGCTGGACTGGCCGTTGGCCAGCGCCTCGGACTGCGCCAGCAGATTGGACAGCAGGGCGATGTGGTTCTCGGCGTAGGGATCGTCGTTGTTGATGGTGCCGACGAAATCCAGCGGCACGATCTGCGTGCCCTGGTGCAGCGCCTGGAAGAAGCTGTGCTGCACATCGGTGCCGGCACCGCCCCACCATACCGGCACGGTCTCGCAGTCCACCGGCGTGCCGTCGATGCGCACCGACTTGCCCAGGCTCTCCATCACCAGCTGCTGCAGGTAGTTGGGCAGCAGCGCCAGGCGCTGGTCGTAGGTCATCACGCCATGCGCGGCGTGGCCGAGCACGTTGCGGTTCCAGATGGCGGTCAACGCGTGGCGGATGGCCAGGTTGGACTCGGCCGGGGTCTCCAGCACGTGCCTGTCCATCAGCGCGGCGCCGTCGAGCAGCGCGTGGAAGTTGTCGAAGCCGATCGCCAGCGCGATCGGGAAGCCCACCGCCGACCACAGCGAATAACGCCCGCCCACCCAGTCCCACATCGGCAGCACGCGCGCATCGGGGATGTCGAAGGTCTTGGCGGCGCGCTCGGGATTGGCGCTGACGGCGTACAGGCGCTCGCTGCCGCCCAGCCAGTCGGCCAGGATCCTGCCGTTGAGCAGCGTCTCCTGCGTGCCGAAGGTCTTGGAAATCAGGATCGCCGCGGTCTTGGCCGGATTCAGGCCGGCCAGCACGCGCTGCGCGGCGGCGCCATCGACGTTGGACAGGAAGTGCACGCGCAGCCTGGGCTGCAGCGGGCGCAGCGCATCGGACACGTGGCGCGGCCCCAGGTCCGAGCCGCCGATGCCGACGCTGACGATGTCGGTGACCTCGCTGGCCTCCAGCTCGGCCACCAGCTTGCCCATGCGCTCGCGCACGCCGGCCGCCTCGGCATAGGCGTCCCGCGCGACCTGAGCGTCGGTCAGGTTGCTGCGCAGCGCGGTGTGCAGGGCCGAGCGACCCTCGGTCGGGTTGACGATCTCGCCACGGAACAGGCGCTGGTAGGCCGCCTTGAGATCGAGGTCCGAGGCCAGCGCGTGCAGCGCCTCCAGCGCCTGCCGATCGTAGCCCTGGCGGGCGAAGCTGGCGTACACCGGCCCCACCCGCAGCGCCAGCTCCGACGCGCGCGCAGGGTCCTGTTCCAGCAAGGCCGGCGCGCGGGTGCCGCGCAGGCGGTTGGCGTGGGACTGCAACGCGTCGAAGTTCGTCATCAGGCGGCCTGCTTGGGAATCGAATGGTTGGTGTGGGTGATGACGTTCTGTCCGTCCACGTAGATCAGCGTGGGCTGGAACGCATCGGCCTCGGCCTCGGACATGCTCGCAAAGGCGGCGATGATGATGATGTCGCCCACCTGCACATGGCGCGCGGCGCCGCCATTGAGCGAGATGATGCCGCTGCCTTCGTCGGCGCGCAGGGCGTAGGTGCTGAAGCGCGCACCGTTGGTGACGTCCCAGATGTGCACCTGCTCGAATTCGCGGATGCCGCTGGCGTCGAGCAGCATGCCGTCGATGGCGATCGAGCCTTCGTAGTTCAGCTCGGAGTGGGTGACGGTAGCGCGGTGGATCTTGGTCTTGAGCAGGCTCAGGTGCATCGGCGTAGGGCAGCGGCAGGAAAGCAGGCCGGCGAGTCTAGCAGCGCGCGGCAGGCGGCACCGTGCAACGCGCGCGGCTTTCAGAATTCCAGGTTGTCGATCAGCCGGGTGCTGCCCAGGCGGGCGGCGATCAGCGCCACTTTCGCGCCCGGCTCGCCGTCGGCCGGCTCGGACAGGTCAGGCCGGCGCACCACGGTGTAATCCACCACATAGCCGACCTGCGCCAGGCGCGCGGCGGCGGCCTGTTCGACCTGGGCGCGCGGGGTGCCGGCGATCAGGTCATCGCGCATCTGCAGCAGGGTGCGGCGGATCTCGGCGGCGACGGGGCGCTGCTCGCCGGACAGGTACTGGTTGCGTGAGCTCATCGCCAGGCCGTCGGCCTCGCGCACGATGCTGCCGCCCAGGATCTCCACCGGGAACGCCAGATCGGTGACCATCTGCCGGATCACCGCCAGCTGCTGGTAGTCCTTCTTGCCGAAGGCCGCCACGTCCGGGGTGACCTGGTTGAACAGGCGGCTGACGACCGTGCACACGCCATCGAAATGGCCCGGACGGCACTCACCTTCCAGCACGCCGCTGACGCCGGGCACGTGGACCTTGGCGGCCAGTTCGACCCCGAACGGGTACATCGACTCGACCGTCGGCAGCCACAGCACGTCGCAGCCGGCGCCTTCCAGCCCGGTGGTGTCCGCGTCCGGCGTGCGCGGATAGCGCGTGTAGTCCTCGTTGGGGCCGAACTGGGTCGGGTTGACGAACACGCTGGACACCACGCGGTCGGCGTACTGGCGCGCCAGCATCACCAGCGAGTAGTGCCCCGCGTGCAGGTTGCCCATGGTCGGCACGAAGCCCACCCGCAGGCCCTGGCGCTTCCAGCCGGCCACGCGCGCGCGCAGCGCGTCGAGTTCAGTGATGGTTTCGATCATGTGCGCCCTACCCGCGCGTCGGAGTCGATGGGGTCGGACGTGCGTCAGTACGCATGGGCGGCATCGGGAAACTGGCCTGCGCGCACGGCATCGGCATAGGCGCGCACCGCGCCGGCGATCGAGCCGCCCTGCTCCAGGAAATCCTTGACGAACTTCGGCCGGCGGTGGCCCATCTCCAGGCCCAGCAGGTCGTGCAGCACCAGCACCTGGCCGTCGCACTGCGCGCCGGCGCCGATGCCGATGGTCGGGATGTCCACCGCCGCGGTGATGCGCGCGGCCAGCGTGGAGGGCACGCATTCGAGCACCAGCAGGCTGGCGCCGGCCTCGGCCACCGCGATGGCGTCGGCCAGCAGCTTCTCGGCCGCCGCGTCCTCGCGCCCCTGCACCTTGTAGCCGCCGAAGGACAGCACCGACTGCGGCGTCAGCCCCAGGTGCGAGCACACCGGGATGTCACGCTCGCTCAGGAAGCGGATGACCTCCAGCTTGTGGCCGGCCCCCTCCAGCTTGACCATCTCCGCGCCGGCCTGCAGCAGGCGCGTGGCCGCCTCCAGCGCGCGCTCGGGCGTGGCATCGGACTGGAAGGACAGGTCGGACACCAGCAGCGCGCGCTGCAGCCCGCGGGCGACGATGCGCGTGTGGTAGACCATGTCCTCCACGGTCACCGGCAGGGTCGAGTCATGGCCCTGCACCACCATGCCCAGCGAATCGCCGATCAGCACCAGGTCCACGCCCGCGGCGTCGAGCGTGCGGGCGAAGCCGTAGTCGTAGCAGGTCAGCATCACCAGCTTCTGCCCGGCCTGCTTGGCCTGGCGCAGGGCGGGAACGGTCCAGGGCTTGCTGTCGGCATGCGTGCTCATAG
The window above is part of the Pseudoxanthomonas sp. X-1 genome. Proteins encoded here:
- the queG gene encoding tRNA epoxyqueuosine(34) reductase QueG encodes the protein MTASSATSPDPHALAARIRELARAAGFQRCGIAGIELGQDEDHLRSWLAEGLYGSMDWMARHGELRARPAELMPGTLRVISVGLDYGRNDSDDAWTTLGDGTRAYVARYALGRDYHKLMRNRLQKLALKLQEEVGAFGHRVFVDSAPVLERALARNAGLGWIGKHTCLIDRQGGSWFFLGEIYVDIPLPIDAPASAHCGTCVRCIEVCPTQAIVAPHRLDARRCIAYLTIEHDGAIPLELRKPIGNRIFGCDDCQLVCPWNKFAKRTDEPDFRARNDLDTATLPQLFAWEEDEFLRRTEGSAIRRSGHERWLRNIAVALGNAPTTPEILAALASRRQDASALVREHVGWALAQHAT
- a CDS encoding NAD(P)H-binding protein: MYAITGITGKVGGALARHLLAAGERVRAVARNPASAQVWSAQGCEVAMAEMHDADALTAAFAGAEGVFVLPPPVYDPAPGFPETRACAEALAQALRNTRPARVVCLSTVGAQAAEENLLSQLGLMERTLAMLALPITFLRPAWYLDNFAWDLETVRQSGVLHSFLQPPERAIPMVASADVGRVAAELILQPHDGVRRVALEGPRPVSPLDAAAAFSAVLGRPVRVETVPRADWDAQFRAQGMRHPEPRMRMLDGFNQGWIRFEDEPRLRGELDLVAVLQGLLGTD
- a CDS encoding LysR family transcriptional regulator encodes the protein MRNQGPLVSGASVLIAVVQAGTLARAAEALGMSPSGVSRALARLEQQIGARLLARTTRTLSLTDEGRRFYERVAPHLAEIEDAALEAGGSADVVRGRLRVNVDPYFSRVLLSRHIAGFMARHPQLSLELIMRDAVGDLVADGFDLAIRFDAPPEGAFVARKLGHTRVLTVAAPSYLAASGRPARPEDIETRECIDFLNPTTGRAYAWEVRRGDEVLPLKVKGRLMTSDSGTLLGACLSGFGIAQVLALGCEDLLRDGHLVNLFPDWCDERFPLYAISPTRQHRPAKVRAFIAFIAEIVEPAFAEPPRTRAPRRGRAR
- the pgi gene encoding glucose-6-phosphate isomerase, with the protein product MTNFDALQSHANRLRGTRAPALLEQDPARASELALRVGPVYASFARQGYDRQALEALHALASDLDLKAAYQRLFRGEIVNPTEGRSALHTALRSNLTDAQVARDAYAEAAGVRERMGKLVAELEASEVTDIVSVGIGGSDLGPRHVSDALRPLQPRLRVHFLSNVDGAAAQRVLAGLNPAKTAAILISKTFGTQETLLNGRILADWLGGSERLYAVSANPERAAKTFDIPDARVLPMWDWVGGRYSLWSAVGFPIALAIGFDNFHALLDGAALMDRHVLETPAESNLAIRHALTAIWNRNVLGHAAHGVMTYDQRLALLPNYLQQLVMESLGKSVRIDGTPVDCETVPVWWGGAGTDVQHSFFQALHQGTQIVPLDFVGTINNDDPYAENHIALLSNLLAQSEALANGQSSDDPHRSYAGGRPSTMILLDALTPQSLGALIAMYEHSVYAQSLAWGINAFDQFGVELGKQLANGLLPALKGQAQADDPVTRALLEQIRTR
- the panD gene encoding aspartate 1-decarboxylase → MHLSLLKTKIHRATVTHSELNYEGSIAIDGMLLDASGIREFEQVHIWDVTNGARFSTYALRADEGSGIISLNGGAARHVQVGDIIIIAAFASMSEAEADAFQPTLIYVDGQNVITHTNHSIPKQAA
- the panC gene encoding pantoate--beta-alanine ligase gives rise to the protein MIETITELDALRARVAGWKRQGLRVGFVPTMGNLHAGHYSLVMLARQYADRVVSSVFVNPTQFGPNEDYTRYPRTPDADTTGLEGAGCDVLWLPTVESMYPFGVELAAKVHVPGVSGVLEGECRPGHFDGVCTVVSRLFNQVTPDVAAFGKKDYQQLAVIRQMVTDLAFPVEILGGSIVREADGLAMSSRNQYLSGEQRPVAAEIRRTLLQMRDDLIAGTPRAQVEQAAAARLAQVGYVVDYTVVRRPDLSEPADGEPGAKVALIAARLGSTRLIDNLEF
- the panB gene encoding 3-methyl-2-oxobutanoate hydroxymethyltransferase; its protein translation is MSTHADSKPWTVPALRQAKQAGQKLVMLTCYDYGFARTLDAAGVDLVLIGDSLGMVVQGHDSTLPVTVEDMVYHTRIVARGLQRALLVSDLSFQSDATPERALEAATRLLQAGAEMVKLEGAGHKLEVIRFLSERDIPVCSHLGLTPQSVLSFGGYKVQGREDAAAEKLLADAIAVAEAGASLLVLECVPSTLAARITAAVDIPTIGIGAGAQCDGQVLVLHDLLGLEMGHRRPKFVKDFLEQGGSIAGAVRAYADAVRAGQFPDAAHAY